One Paracoccus jeotgali DNA window includes the following coding sequences:
- a CDS encoding IS110 family RNA-guided transposase, whose amino-acid sequence MPNGPKGHAAVADLAHDRDAVVCFESTGGQEWQLWETLEAEGVIARQVPPAQVKAFARSRGTRAKTDRIDAELIARFFAFRPDAGRRLPAEKLRLLRALTSKRAQIVEMRKRLLAQIRAHQKLGTAEMFDSVDTELKARLDCLIKELEARIGAAISSDALVAETAGVLRSIPGIGPVASTMLIAEMPELGTITGEQAAALVGLAPVAHDSGTLRGKRTIAGGRRALRHVMFQAALVAAHHNPSMKAFADRLRKAGKPHKVIITAVARKLVNLANALCKSRQKWTPSTA is encoded by the coding sequence ATGCCGAATGGACCAAAAGGTCATGCAGCCGTTGCGGATCTTGCCCACGATCGAGATGCCGTCGTTTGCTTTGAGTCGACCGGCGGACAGGAATGGCAGCTCTGGGAAACGCTCGAGGCAGAAGGCGTCATCGCCCGACAAGTGCCGCCCGCTCAGGTGAAAGCATTCGCACGAAGCCGTGGCACACGCGCAAAAACCGACCGAATTGACGCGGAGCTTATTGCCCGCTTCTTTGCCTTCCGACCCGATGCTGGTCGCCGCCTTCCCGCAGAAAAGCTGAGATTGCTCAGAGCCTTGACCTCAAAGCGGGCCCAGATTGTCGAGATGCGGAAACGTCTACTGGCCCAGATCCGCGCGCATCAGAAGCTTGGCACAGCCGAGATGTTTGACAGCGTCGATACCGAACTAAAGGCTCGGCTCGACTGCCTGATCAAGGAATTGGAAGCCAGAATCGGGGCCGCCATATCCAGCGACGCTTTGGTGGCAGAGACCGCTGGTGTTCTCCGCTCCATCCCCGGGATCGGACCCGTGGCCAGCACAATGCTGATCGCAGAAATGCCTGAGCTTGGCACCATCACCGGCGAACAGGCTGCAGCTCTCGTAGGGCTCGCCCCCGTGGCGCATGACAGTGGAACCCTTCGCGGGAAGCGGACCATTGCAGGCGGTCGCCGTGCCCTGAGACATGTGATGTTCCAGGCTGCTCTGGTCGCCGCGCATCACAACCCGTCCATGAAGGCCTTTGCGGATCGCTTGCGAAAAGCCGGGAAACCACACAAGGTCATCATAACAGCGGTCGCCCGGAAACTGGTCAACCTTGCTAATGCCCTGTGTAAAAGCCGTCAGAAATGGACGCCTTCGACCGCGTGA